Proteins encoded within one genomic window of Ailuropoda melanoleuca isolate Jingjing chromosome 16, ASM200744v2, whole genome shotgun sequence:
- the LOC100463767 gene encoding olfactory receptor 10AG1: MSSSLFSQMLPRDQTGDGNLSSVVEFVLLGFSDLPNFQGLLFGIFFLVYIFILTGNGLIIIITRVDSVLQTPIYFFLANFSSLEICYMSVTLPRILVNLWTQDRSISMLGCATQMCFFLMLGATECFLLAVMAYNRYVAICNPLHYPLVMNHKTCIQLAAGAWLSGIPVQIGQTCQVFSLPFCGFNQINHFFCDIPPLIKLACGDTSLNEMCVYVVAILFAMIPFLHILGSYVKIISTILKLPSARGRSKTFSTCSSHLMVVLLFFVSATITYLRPKSSHSAGPDKLLSLFYTIVTPMFNPMIYSLRNKDVIAALKKLLLKKTV, from the coding sequence ATGTCGAGTTCTTTATTTTCACAGATGCTACCCAGAGACCAAACAGGAGACGGCAATTTATCTTCAGTCGTGGAATTTGTCCTCCTGGGATTTTCTGACCTTCCAAACTTCCAGGGACTTCtatttggaattttctttcttgtctatATATTCATCTTAACAGGAAATGGTCTTATCATAATAATTACGAGGGTGGACTCTGTTCTCCAGAcacccatatatttttttcttgcaaatttTTCCTCACTGGAAATCTGTTACATGTCTGTCACCCTCCCCAGGATTCTGGTTAACCTTTGGACTCAGGATAGAAGCATTTCGATGCTGGGTTGTGCCACTCAAATGTGCTTTTTCCTCATGCTCGGAGCCACAGAATGTTTCCTCCTGGCGGTGATGGCCTATAaccgctatgtggccatttgTAACCCTCTGCACTACCCTCTCGTCATGAACCACAAGACATGCATCCAGTTGGCTGCTGGCGCCTGGCTCAGTGGAATTCCAGTCCAGATAGGACAAACATGTCAGGTGTTCTCACTGCCTTTCTGTGGTTTTAATCAAATCAACCACTTCTTCTGTGACATTCCCCCATTGATCAAGCTAGCCTGTGGGGACACTTCACTTAATGAGATGTGTGTCTATGTAGTTGCTATATTATTTGCCATGATTCCTTTCCTACATATACTTGGCTCTTACGTGAAAATCATTTCCACCATCCTGAAGTTGCCCTCAGCCAGGGGCCGATCTAAAACCTTCTCCACCTGTTCTTCCCACCTCATGGTCGTGCTTTTATTCTTCGTGTCAGCAACCATCACCTACTTAAGGCCCAAATCCAGTCATTCTGCAGGACCAGACAAACTGCTCTCTCTTTTCTACACCATAGTGACTCCGATGTTTAACCCCATGATATACAGTCTTAGGAACAAGGATGTGATTGCAGCACTGAAAAAATTATTACTCAAGAAAACAGTGTGA